One Struthio camelus isolate bStrCam1 chromosome 28, bStrCam1.hap1, whole genome shotgun sequence genomic region harbors:
- the CCDC65 gene encoding dynein regulatory complex subunit 2, which produces MPKKRRRRAAAARTTEENRLLLLQRQALAEEEEAKKKGEMLNQFLKDKLAKEEHSSALNLDKINTQWLAVLRVTKAKELRTDVEILSQTFARVMDCKDSVIKSLARDLFEAEAQHAQALSSHLHNIDRLLQLQRCRLRYLEEDYNTELEALKEEFETERRAILEQHKQECCYLQDVMLAVEQNFVENNYEATLNFQSAWDDIKNKQLEEKQYSRLHLSNKVEALWKQFQQVLHSYTEATEDRKIAFEVLKQKDKKSSKEIEMQTKKLQKLQDSIAAIKGRIAAHLQESEEQNRCVREEKEVILRQLQELKKEMNQARAKARSSLVKLTTQSSAALKVLMHVVEKAERVLRLGEMCRKLETEEEKVLPFYPSSLAEGEQQDAEQVLKETPAEPLAQAMQDYVGLERFWQRFNKAKLEELALVQEKAALSHRNQRLRELLKQYLEGISVSEEVLSKPNPLLTLQHRSCSPRALPRAGGPVHNVIEAAHVVSRTL; this is translated from the exons ATGCCGAAGAAGCGGCGCCGGCGGGCTGCGGCCGCCCGCACGACGGAGGAGAaccggctcctgctgctgcagcgccAAGCCctggccgaggaggaggaggccaagaAGAAGGGGGAGATGCTCAACCAGTTCCTGAAG GACAAGCTGGCcaaggaggagcacagcagcgcCTTGAACCTCGACAAGATCAACACGCAGTGGCTCGCAGTGCTGCGGGTGACCAAGGCCAAGGAGCTGCGCACAGATGTCGAGATCCTGAGCCAGACCTTCGCGCGGGTGATGGACTGCAAGGACAGCGTCATCAAA tCCCTGGCCAGAGACCTGTTTGAGGCAGAGGCGCAGCACGCCCAGGCCCTCTCCAGCCACCTGCACAACATTGACcgcctgctgcagctccagcgctgccgcCTGCGCTACCTGGAGGAGGATTATAACACGGAGCTGGAGGCTCTCAAGGAGGAGTTTGAGACGGAGAG GAGAGCAATCCTGGAGCAGCACAAGCAAGAATGCTGCTACCTACAGGACGTGATGCTGGCCGTGGAGCAGAACTTCGTTGAGAACAACTACGAGGCCACGCTGAATTTCCAGAGCGCCTGGGATGACATCAAGAACAAG CAACTGGAAGAGAAGCAGTACAGCCGCTTGCACCTGAGCAACAAGGTGGAGGCCCTCTGGAAGCAGTTCCAGCAGGTCCTGCACAGCTACACAGAGGCCACAGAGGACCGGAAGATTGCCTTTGAAGTGCTCAAGCAGAAGGACAAGAAGAGCTCCAAGGAGATAGAGATGCAGACGAAGAAGCTGCAGAAACTCCAG GACTCCATCGCGGCCATAAAGGGCAGGATCGCGGCTCACCTCCAGGAGAGCGAGGAGCAGAACCGGTGCGTGCGGGAGGAGAAGGAGGTCATCCTCAGGCAGCTCCAGGAGCTCAAGAAGGAGATGAACCAGGCCAGGGCCAAGGCCCGCAGCAGCCTGGTCAAGCTCACCACACAGAGCAGCGCTGCCCTGAAGGTGCTGATGCACGTCGTGGAGAAG GCAGAGCGCGTCCTGCGACTGGGTGAGATGTGCCGTAAGCTGGAgacggaggaggagaaggtgctGCCGTTCTACCCTTCCTCGCTGGCTGAGGGGGAGCAGCAGGACGCGGAGCAAGTCCTCAAGGAGACACCTGCAGAGCCTCTGGCCCAG GCCATGCAGGACTACGTGGGGCTGGAGCGCTTCTGGCAGCGGTTCAACAAGgcaaagctggaggagctggcgcTGGTGCAGGAGAAGGCAGCTCTGAGCCACAGGAACCAGCGCCTGCGGGAGCTGCTCAAGCAGTACCTGGAGGGGATCTCCGTGAGTGAGGAGGTGCTCAGCAAGCCCAACCCACTCCTCACCCTCCAGCacaggagctgcagccccagggccttgccccgcgccggggggcccGTGCACAA